In Spirosoma aureum, a single genomic region encodes these proteins:
- the pth gene encoding aminoacyl-tRNA hydrolase, which yields MTKFLIVGLGNIGPEYALTRHNAGFMVLDRMAAQHDFDFTMTRLAYTAKWQHKGKQIFFIKPTTYMNLSGRALLYYMKQENIPVENILVVTDDKDLPFGKLRLKPKGSPGGHNGLRNIDEVLATQEYARLRVGIGNSFSKGKQVDFVLGQFPEDEMIQLPDYLDRAGNAVLAFCTMGIQFAMNNYNQ from the coding sequence ATGACTAAATTTTTGATCGTTGGCCTTGGCAACATTGGCCCTGAATATGCACTAACCCGGCATAATGCCGGCTTTATGGTTCTGGACCGAATGGCCGCTCAACATGATTTTGACTTTACAATGACTCGTCTGGCCTATACGGCCAAATGGCAACACAAAGGAAAACAAATCTTTTTCATAAAGCCGACAACCTACATGAACCTAAGTGGGCGGGCGTTACTCTACTACATGAAACAGGAAAATATTCCGGTCGAGAATATTCTTGTTGTGACTGACGATAAAGACCTGCCTTTTGGCAAGCTGCGTTTGAAGCCTAAAGGTTCGCCGGGCGGTCATAATGGATTGCGAAATATTGACGAAGTGTTGGCTACCCAGGAATACGCCCGCTTACGGGTAGGAATAGGCAATAGTTTCTCTAAAGGAAAGCAGGTTGACTTCGTATTGGGGCAGTTTCCTGAAGACGAAATGATTCAATTACCCGACTATTTGGACCGTGCCGGCAATGCAGTGCTTGCTTTTTGTACTATGGGGATACAATTTGCTATGAACAATTACAACCAATAG
- a CDS encoding T9SS type A sorting domain-containing protein, with the protein MYHFGFKFLFLVGFANAIQAQSLSPQLIASAGGFASVSTNSLAFTVGQPIATMLSGASGSLSQGFQQSFKVNVVNVITAISPLPASALRIFPNPTRAYLQIEGEAAILTLTDVLGRPRWQGRSDGKPLLIDLHDFADGVYLLHVQTSQINQSTRIVLQR; encoded by the coding sequence ATGTATCACTTTGGTTTCAAATTCCTGTTCCTTGTAGGCTTTGCTAACGCTATTCAGGCACAAAGCCTTAGCCCTCAACTGATTGCTTCAGCTGGTGGATTTGCTTCTGTAAGTACCAATAGTCTTGCATTCACCGTAGGGCAGCCCATAGCCACCATGCTCTCCGGGGCGAGTGGCTCTCTGTCGCAGGGTTTCCAGCAGTCGTTTAAAGTCAATGTCGTCAATGTGATAACGGCTATTAGCCCTTTGCCGGCTTCTGCATTACGCATATTTCCTAATCCGACCCGTGCCTATCTCCAGATTGAAGGCGAGGCTGCAATACTAACCCTAACAGATGTGCTGGGCCGACCCCGCTGGCAGGGTCGCAGTGATGGCAAACCGCTCTTGATTGACCTGCACGATTTTGCCGATGGCGTCTATCTGCTGCATGTCCAGACGTCTCAGATTAACCAGTCAACCCGAATTGTGTTACAACGCTAA
- a CDS encoding c-type cytochrome: protein MKKSFGFLFAAAALALASFDVNAQAPTADIPADMNALMSKYTCIACHRPNQKLVGPAYVDVAKKKYSNEEIVKLIYTPVPSHWPGYPPMAPMTQVPKEDALKLATWINSLDKTPAKKGGKGKGKKA, encoded by the coding sequence ATGAAAAAATCGTTTGGATTTCTCTTTGCTGCGGCTGCCCTGGCCCTGGCTTCATTCGATGTCAATGCTCAGGCTCCGACCGCTGACATTCCAGCGGATATGAATGCCCTGATGAGCAAATATACGTGTATTGCCTGCCATCGCCCTAATCAAAAACTGGTTGGCCCTGCCTACGTAGATGTAGCTAAGAAGAAGTATTCTAACGAGGAAATCGTTAAACTGATCTACACGCCTGTACCGAGTCACTGGCCAGGTTACCCTCCAATGGCTCCAATGACACAGGTTCCTAAAGAAGATGCGCTGAAGCTGGCTACGTGGATCAATTCACTCGATAAGACCCCCGCTAAAAAAGGCGGCAAAGGAAAAGGCAAGAAAGCCTAA
- the rlmB gene encoding 23S rRNA (guanosine(2251)-2'-O)-methyltransferase RlmB: MENRRNPRVNRPNHTRNNNSRPQFRPEPDEMVFGIQSVIETLKSDQQIDKLYMEKGLSNPDIQNLAFQKRVTIQRVPVERLDRLTRKNHQGVVCLISQVQYVKLSNVIADVYERGETPFFLLLDRITDVRNFGAIARTAECTGIQCIVIPGRGAAAINSDAMKTSSGALNHISVCREPELSETVKYLQESGITVVACTEKSSRDLYERSTDLTGPLAIIMGSEEDGISPELLRMADNHVKIPLLGAVGSLNVSVATGVVLYEAVRQRSLIVAANE; the protein is encoded by the coding sequence ATGGAGAACCGGCGCAATCCGCGAGTAAATCGCCCGAATCATACCCGAAATAACAATTCAAGACCTCAATTCCGCCCGGAGCCTGACGAAATGGTGTTCGGTATTCAGTCCGTGATCGAGACACTCAAGTCTGATCAGCAGATTGATAAACTATACATGGAAAAGGGATTAAGTAATCCCGACATCCAGAATCTGGCCTTTCAAAAACGAGTTACCATCCAGCGTGTTCCCGTCGAACGACTTGACCGGCTGACCCGAAAAAACCATCAAGGTGTTGTTTGCCTTATCTCTCAGGTTCAGTACGTTAAATTGTCTAATGTCATCGCCGATGTCTATGAGCGGGGCGAAACGCCCTTTTTTCTACTTCTCGACCGGATTACCGACGTTCGGAACTTCGGTGCTATCGCACGAACGGCCGAGTGCACGGGTATTCAATGCATTGTGATTCCTGGTCGCGGAGCAGCGGCCATCAACTCCGATGCCATGAAAACGTCATCGGGTGCGCTTAACCACATTTCTGTCTGTCGCGAGCCAGAGTTATCGGAGACCGTAAAATATTTGCAGGAATCGGGCATTACTGTGGTCGCCTGTACGGAAAAATCAAGTCGCGATCTTTATGAGCGCAGTACCGATCTAACGGGTCCGTTAGCGATCATTATGGGATCAGAAGAAGATGGCATCTCGCCCGAACTGTTGCGCATGGCCGACAATCACGTCAAAATTCCCCTCCTCGGTGCAGTTGGTTCACTGAATGTATCGGTAGCAACCGGCGTGGTCTTGTACGAAGCGGTTCGGCAACGGAGCCTGATTGTGGCTGCTAACGAGTAA
- a CDS encoding DUF5686 and carboxypeptidase-like regulatory domain-containing protein has protein sequence MKPLQKLLILLFCFILASNHKEASAQTIYTVTGLVTDARTGEPVPFASVALVGRRVGSLTDERGRYTISAKILTDSIAVSSLGYVTQRQFIDRERTTQAVDIKLISGGASLQEVTVRAGENPAFRVLRQVRKNRVINDRKRLLAYESDNYVKTQVALSHVSDRMRRNPLIKRINESLSKHDSIIDSEGHRLLPILVSESVSRYYYRDNPQRKREDVRKTRIKGVAVDDAGLSSQLLGGTNLVSQNFYDNYIPILGKDFASPIGDNWKNWYEFFLADTTQIGDHICYEIQFDPKRPEDLVFTGKAWIDTTTFALCQIETHIGNGANLNYVRRLTIEQELEPTMDTTTGSSGMAGWLPTKIRLLADLTGVGKQSLGLRAEVTLRSSNIVVNKPHPMLFYEQPIEPSDTVATANEAYWHAVQGSLAGADSLNKDDLKAREIIDKLRAVPAVKTAEGIGQVLVTGFYKLGGIDLGPYPYLFAVNTVEGLRTRIGFKTNDDFSRNWIFRAYLAYGTYDRQFKYGGEVNYLFSRQHWTLAGVKVANDLERLGLTPELIGGNRIFYALSRFGRYRGAYRSMQKELFFRTEPVRGILLTATLGSRTFDPIFPFHYRIDPDMGDLSPLKSTIFDAFWSIEARLARKEKYIMDGNDRITLGTKRAPVLTIRYTRGLKSLGGDFNYDRLTLRAQQSLRLGPLGRMTYLLSAGFTPSTLPAPLLFPHIGNPTPLLTNNTFNRMQFYEFVSDRFVAIHIQHKFEGLLFNRLPGIRKLNWRLVANIDALWGSQSKENQDVETFKPLPGGMKPIHFGTLDGAKPYLEVGYGIDNIFKLVRIQAIHRLTYLNGGPNGIPISPFALKASASINF, from the coding sequence ATGAAACCTCTACAGAAACTACTTATACTTTTATTCTGCTTTATACTTGCCAGTAACCATAAAGAGGCCAGCGCGCAGACCATTTATACCGTTACCGGACTGGTTACAGATGCCCGTACGGGCGAACCTGTGCCGTTTGCCAGCGTCGCTCTTGTGGGCCGTCGGGTTGGGTCGCTAACCGACGAGCGGGGCCGATATACCATAAGCGCCAAGATCCTGACCGATTCGATTGCTGTAAGCTCCCTTGGATACGTTACCCAGCGCCAATTTATTGATCGCGAACGAACAACGCAGGCTGTTGACATCAAACTGATATCGGGTGGTGCCTCGCTTCAGGAAGTAACCGTCCGTGCTGGTGAAAATCCGGCGTTTCGCGTTTTGCGGCAGGTACGCAAAAACCGCGTTATCAATGATCGTAAGCGGCTGCTGGCCTACGAAAGCGATAATTATGTTAAAACACAAGTTGCTCTCAGCCACGTTTCGGACCGAATGCGCCGAAATCCGTTGATCAAGCGGATTAACGAATCGCTGAGCAAACATGATTCCATCATTGATAGCGAAGGCCATCGATTACTGCCGATTTTAGTCTCGGAGTCGGTGTCGCGTTATTACTACCGGGATAATCCGCAACGCAAACGCGAGGATGTGCGTAAAACCCGGATTAAAGGGGTGGCCGTCGATGATGCCGGACTGAGTTCGCAGTTGCTGGGAGGGACTAATCTGGTCAGCCAGAATTTCTATGACAACTATATTCCAATTTTAGGAAAGGATTTTGCTTCGCCCATTGGCGATAACTGGAAAAACTGGTACGAGTTTTTTCTGGCCGATACAACACAGATTGGTGATCATATCTGCTATGAAATTCAGTTTGACCCGAAGCGGCCCGAAGATCTTGTGTTTACTGGGAAAGCCTGGATCGACACGACTACGTTTGCCTTGTGTCAGATTGAAACACATATTGGTAATGGAGCTAACCTGAACTATGTGCGCAGACTGACCATTGAGCAGGAACTGGAGCCAACAATGGATACGACCACCGGGTCGTCGGGCATGGCTGGCTGGTTGCCTACTAAAATCCGGCTGCTGGCCGATTTGACGGGCGTGGGGAAGCAATCGCTTGGTTTGCGGGCCGAGGTGACACTTCGCAGCAGTAACATAGTCGTCAATAAGCCACACCCGATGTTGTTCTATGAGCAGCCCATCGAGCCGAGCGATACGGTGGCTACTGCCAATGAGGCCTACTGGCATGCCGTACAGGGCAGCCTTGCCGGTGCCGATTCGCTCAATAAAGACGATCTGAAAGCCCGCGAGATAATCGATAAACTCAGAGCAGTACCTGCCGTGAAAACCGCCGAAGGTATCGGTCAGGTTCTCGTGACCGGATTCTATAAACTCGGTGGCATCGATTTAGGACCCTACCCGTATCTGTTTGCTGTCAACACCGTTGAGGGATTGCGGACGAGAATTGGTTTCAAAACAAACGATGACTTTAGTCGTAACTGGATTTTTCGGGCTTACCTCGCCTATGGTACCTACGATCGCCAGTTTAAGTACGGTGGAGAAGTCAATTATCTCTTTTCGCGCCAACACTGGACATTAGCGGGCGTTAAGGTTGCCAATGACCTGGAGCGTTTAGGACTAACACCCGAATTAATCGGTGGAAATCGAATCTTCTATGCACTGAGCCGCTTTGGCCGTTATCGGGGTGCTTACCGGAGTATGCAGAAAGAGTTGTTCTTTCGCACCGAGCCTGTTCGGGGTATTTTACTGACCGCTACGTTAGGGAGCCGGACGTTTGATCCTATTTTCCCGTTTCATTACCGCATTGATCCCGATATGGGTGACCTGTCGCCCCTAAAATCGACTATTTTCGATGCCTTCTGGTCGATTGAAGCCCGGTTAGCCCGGAAAGAAAAGTACATTATGGATGGGAATGACCGAATTACACTCGGAACGAAACGGGCTCCTGTTCTAACAATTCGTTATACCCGAGGACTCAAGTCTTTAGGTGGCGATTTTAATTATGACCGGCTCACCCTGCGGGCGCAGCAGTCGTTGCGGCTTGGGCCACTTGGCCGGATGACGTACTTGCTGTCGGCTGGATTTACGCCGTCGACGCTGCCTGCACCGCTCCTGTTTCCACATATTGGCAACCCTACACCATTGTTGACGAACAATACGTTCAACAGAATGCAGTTTTATGAATTCGTGAGCGACCGATTCGTTGCCATTCATATTCAGCATAAGTTTGAAGGGTTATTGTTTAACCGGTTGCCGGGAATTCGGAAGCTCAACTGGCGATTGGTAGCCAATATCGATGCATTATGGGGTAGCCAATCGAAGGAAAACCAAGATGTTGAGACGTTTAAACCTCTGCCAGGAGGCATGAAGCCCATTCATTTTGGCACGCTCGATGGCGCTAAACCGTATCTGGAAGTTGGCTATGGAATCGATAATATTTTTAAACTGGTCCGTATTCAGGCCATTCACCGGCTAACTTACCTCAATGGTGGTCCTAATGGAATACCTATTAGTCCATTTGCCTTAAAGGCTTCTGCTTCGATTAATTTTTAA
- a CDS encoding class I SAM-dependent methyltransferase, producing MMPLDRFSGHANLYAQFRIDYPPDLYDFVLSSVNERHLAWDCATGNGQVAGVLADFFEQVEATDISETQLVLAVKKPNIRYQLSQAEQTPFADQSFDLITVAQALHWFSVDTFHQEVRRVSKPGAILAEWGYGLVKLGQDLDPILLDFYRNRIGPYWDPQRVHIDNSYGTLPFPFANAQYKEFIIHRTWSLDRFLNYLRTWSAVRQYIHENEEDPVTDFGEQLKPIWGEVERELTFPVFLRIGQVN from the coding sequence ATGATGCCCCTCGACCGCTTTTCGGGACACGCCAATCTCTATGCTCAGTTTCGAATCGATTATCCTCCTGATCTCTATGATTTTGTACTCTCATCTGTTAATGAGCGGCACCTGGCCTGGGATTGCGCAACCGGAAACGGGCAGGTAGCGGGTGTACTGGCTGATTTTTTCGAGCAGGTAGAAGCAACAGACATCAGCGAAACGCAATTGGTGCTGGCCGTGAAGAAGCCGAATATCCGGTACCAGCTTAGCCAGGCCGAACAAACGCCCTTTGCCGATCAGTCCTTCGACCTCATTACTGTAGCCCAGGCGTTGCATTGGTTTTCGGTCGATACGTTTCACCAGGAGGTCAGGCGCGTTTCTAAACCCGGCGCGATACTCGCCGAATGGGGATACGGCCTGGTTAAACTCGGCCAAGACCTTGACCCAATCTTACTTGATTTCTACCGGAATCGTATTGGCCCCTACTGGGACCCGCAGCGGGTTCATATCGATAATTCGTATGGAACCCTACCCTTCCCCTTTGCGAATGCGCAATACAAAGAATTTATAATCCATCGAACGTGGTCACTGGACCGTTTCCTCAACTACCTGCGAACGTGGTCGGCCGTACGACAGTATATTCACGAAAATGAAGAAGATCCTGTAACCGATTTTGGCGAGCAATTGAAGCCGATCTGGGGCGAAGTCGAACGGGAGCTTACCTTCCCCGTATTTTTACGAATTGGCCAGGTCAATTAA
- a CDS encoding tail fiber domain-containing protein has protein sequence MKTITFFSLWLFLTLVAQAQPPQGFSYQAVARNATGDVLAGKAIKVRLSIIDGTPSGTVQYTESQEASTNAFGLFTLTIGAGNAEKGAFKDITWNSGLKFMGVDVAFDGSTNYQNMGVSQLQSVPFALYAVNSGTPGPTGPKGDVGSQGPKGDTGAIGPAGPKGDSGPAGPKGDAGPQGAKGDPGPTGPAGPQGTKGDAGVAGPQGPKGDASPWVGANGIFTTSATLGIGTSSPKAPLHVAGSALYNFTTSARFFNYNTASTVLASGNGYRMGLFVENDVVTNNTLVSTQTVTTSDARIKNIVGTSNKQRDLETLRQIDVTNYTFKDVVKQGNSPQKKVIAQQVERVYPQAVQKRTDFIPDIYAVARVDESPSGFILKLEKTHGLKAGDKVKLIHAQRGEFIEKVSQLIDEKTFCISARGIESTDKLFVYGREVDDFRVVDYDALSMLNISATQALLQRMEQTEKENKTLQQEIRQLASRLTRLEGNQSAVNAFSRWNPNRTQSNTIQKRSIARSTALQAVDLPGL, from the coding sequence ATGAAAACCATTACGTTTTTTTCACTCTGGCTATTTCTAACACTAGTTGCCCAGGCACAGCCACCTCAGGGCTTCAGCTATCAGGCCGTCGCTCGAAATGCTACTGGCGATGTGCTGGCAGGCAAAGCCATTAAAGTCCGGCTGTCGATCATTGATGGTACGCCCAGCGGCACTGTTCAGTATACGGAGTCGCAGGAAGCCTCAACCAATGCCTTTGGTCTGTTTACGCTCACAATTGGCGCAGGAAACGCGGAGAAAGGAGCCTTTAAAGACATTACCTGGAACAGCGGTCTCAAGTTTATGGGCGTAGATGTGGCCTTCGATGGCTCCACGAATTACCAGAATATGGGCGTCAGTCAGTTACAGAGTGTTCCCTTTGCCCTTTACGCCGTAAATAGTGGTACTCCTGGACCCACTGGTCCCAAAGGTGATGTAGGGTCACAGGGGCCTAAAGGCGATACGGGCGCAATAGGTCCGGCAGGCCCCAAAGGTGATTCTGGACCCGCCGGTCCCAAAGGAGATGCTGGTCCTCAGGGCGCAAAAGGTGATCCGGGTCCAACTGGACCTGCCGGACCCCAAGGCACTAAAGGGGATGCAGGCGTTGCCGGACCGCAGGGGCCTAAAGGCGATGCATCGCCCTGGGTAGGAGCCAATGGAATTTTTACTACATCGGCGACCCTGGGTATTGGAACCAGTTCACCGAAAGCCCCGCTGCATGTGGCAGGATCAGCCCTGTATAATTTTACAACATCCGCCCGGTTTTTCAATTATAACACAGCCTCAACTGTGCTTGCCTCAGGAAATGGTTATCGAATGGGACTGTTTGTTGAAAATGATGTCGTAACCAACAATACCCTTGTTTCAACGCAAACAGTTACTACGTCAGACGCCCGTATTAAAAACATTGTCGGGACGTCCAATAAACAACGGGACTTAGAAACGCTCCGTCAGATTGACGTGACCAACTATACCTTCAAAGATGTGGTAAAACAGGGAAACAGCCCGCAGAAGAAAGTAATTGCTCAGCAAGTAGAGCGTGTTTATCCGCAGGCTGTCCAGAAACGAACTGACTTTATACCCGATATTTACGCGGTAGCCAGAGTCGATGAATCGCCTTCAGGCTTCATTTTAAAACTTGAAAAAACGCATGGGTTAAAAGCAGGGGATAAAGTAAAACTGATTCATGCTCAGCGAGGTGAATTCATAGAAAAAGTCAGTCAACTTATTGATGAAAAAACCTTCTGTATTTCGGCACGTGGGATCGAATCGACGGATAAACTTTTTGTATATGGTCGGGAAGTCGACGATTTTCGGGTAGTCGATTATGATGCCCTCTCGATGCTAAACATCAGTGCCACACAAGCCTTGTTGCAGCGTATGGAACAGACCGAAAAGGAAAATAAAACGTTGCAGCAGGAGATTCGCCAACTCGCTTCCCGACTGACCCGGCTCGAAGGGAATCAGAGTGCAGTTAATGCCTTCAGCCGGTGGAACCCAAATCGCACTCAATCTAATACGATCCAGAAAAGGAGCATTGCCAGGTCTACAGCTTTACAGGCTGTAGATCTGCCTGGCCTATAA
- the pyrR gene encoding bifunctional pyr operon transcriptional regulator/uracil phosphoribosyltransferase PyrR: MNQQRLILSSPLLEIVISRLAQQLIENHQDFADTVILGMQPRGIYFAERVGRELNRTLGFTVPLGYLDATFYRDDFRRRDSPLQPNATHVPFIIEDKRVILVDDVLATGRMVRAALDAMTAFGRPRKVELLVLIDRRYNRDLPIKPDYTGKRVNTLESQRVLVEWTEQGADADRIWLVG, encoded by the coding sequence ATGAACCAACAACGCCTGATTCTTTCCAGTCCGCTGCTCGAAATTGTGATCAGCCGACTGGCGCAGCAACTAATCGAAAATCACCAGGATTTTGCCGATACGGTTATTTTGGGGATGCAGCCACGAGGTATCTATTTTGCCGAACGCGTCGGACGTGAGCTGAACCGAACACTGGGTTTTACTGTACCACTCGGTTATCTGGATGCAACTTTTTACCGGGATGATTTTCGTCGGCGCGATTCTCCATTGCAGCCTAATGCAACCCATGTGCCCTTTATTATTGAAGATAAGCGCGTAATTCTGGTCGACGATGTGCTGGCAACGGGCCGAATGGTACGGGCTGCCCTTGATGCGATGACCGCGTTTGGAAGGCCTCGAAAAGTGGAACTACTGGTTCTGATCGACCGGCGCTATAACCGCGATTTGCCAATCAAACCCGACTATACCGGTAAGCGCGTAAATACGCTTGAATCGCAACGTGTATTGGTCGAGTGGACCGAGCAAGGGGCCGATGCAGATCGGATTTGGCTGGTGGGCTGA